The following coding sequences lie in one Lolium perenne isolate Kyuss_39 chromosome 2, Kyuss_2.0, whole genome shotgun sequence genomic window:
- the LOC127329476 gene encoding uncharacterized protein has product MTVESVVVRGPPATKISISTSERSSPNAPSPKRSRFDHHKAAESSEGQTEASQNVTYGKSYSNNLDVVPENDDEEDSEDDHELLIDTIAREQMEKNQQHDGDIVRVCEDAIVKESIPDCKEPCKVASDTASDFQQKAPVIDAAPKVDDTSALLKAPATPVVSKEIVCLGYHQNTYERSYASVVCNKERSSIPVVTEVGQDYHYEPAVSPAYTVQSPEEESGEKSSIKTVDNNDEELEDGRRSMRNQQQKMEKVMDQAAALSKKRNLEGLYKAEDAEKIRGGAKKLITMAAELARKKQETPEPGLLMIEDRDRRTAQI; this is encoded by the exons ATGACG GTGGAATCTGTGGTGGTAAGAGGACCACCAGCGACAAAAATATCTATATCCACTTCTGAGAGATCGTCTCCTAATGCTCCATCACCCAAGCGGTCCAGGTTTGATCATCATAAGGCTGCTGAATCATCCGAGGGGCAAACTGAAGCAAGTCAGAATGTTACTTATGGAAAAAGCTACTCCAACAATTTGGATGTGGtgcctgaaaatgatgatgaggaggatagtgAAGATGACCATGAGTTATTGATTGACACTATTGCCAGGGAACAAATGGAGAAAAATCAGCAACATGATGGGGATATTGTGAGGGTTTGTGAGGATGCTATTGTGAAAGAAAGTATTCCAGATTGCAAGGAACCTTGTAAGGTTGCCAGCGATACAGCTTCAGATTTCCAGCAGAAGGCTCCTGTGATTGATGCAGCACCTAAGGTTGATGATACCTCCGCCCTCTTGAAAGCTCCGGCAACACCTGTTGTATCTAAAGAGATTGTGTGTCTGGGCTACCATCAAAATACATATGAAAGATCGTATGCCTCTGTTGTATGCAATAAAGAACGGTCATCGATTCCTGTGGTAACTGAGGTGGGACAGGACTATCACTATGAACCTGCTGTATCTCCAGCGTATACTGTGCAGTCTCCTGAAGAGGAATCCGGGGAAAAATCATCTATCAAGACGGTGGATAATAATGATGAAGAGCTGGAGGATGGGAGGAGATCTATGAGGAACCAACAACAGAAGATGGAGAAAGTCATGGATCAAGCTGCTGCTCTATCCAAGAAAAGGAATCTAGAAG GCCTTTACAAAGCTGAGGATGCAGAGAAGATTAGAGGAGGTGCGAAGAAGTTGATCACCATGGCGGCAGAATTGGCAAGGAAGAAGCAGGAGACCCCGGAGCCAGGACTGCTGATGATTGAAGATCGTGATCGTCGGACTGCTCAAATCTGA